The Stutzerimonas stutzeri RCH2 genomic interval CTGGAAGATGAACATCATCAGAAAGGTATCGGCGATGCTGCCACCGCAGGTCAGCAGGCCATGGTTGTGCAGCAGCATATAGCCGGTATCACCCAGATCGGCCTGCAGGCGCGCCTTCTCATCATGATTCAGCGCCACGCCCTCATAGCCGTGGGTGGAAAGACTGGCCAGCACGAACAGCGACTGCTGGCTGATCGGCAACACGCCCTGGCGCTGCGCCGAGACGGCTACCCCTGCCGCGGTATGGGTGTGCATGACGCAGGCGACGTCGTGCCGCACTTCATGCACGGCACTGTGGATGGTGTACCCAGCGGGATTGATCTCGTACGGGCTATCCATCACCTTGCTTCCGGCCAGATCGACCTTGACCAGGCTGGACGCGGTGATTTCGTGAAACATCAGCCCGTACGGATTGATCAGGAAGTGATCGGTTTCGGGAATCTTGGCCGAGATGTGCGTGAAGATCAGGTCATCCCAGCCATGCAGCGCGACCAGCCGGTAACAGGCCGCCAGATCGACCCGCGCCTGCCATTCGGCAGGGCTCACTTGAGATTCCAGGGAAGGCAAAGCGTGCAGCGCGGTCATCGAGGGCACCTCTTCTTATTGTCGTGGCGTTGCCCTGGATTCTAGCCAGAGCCGCTCACGCCGACAGTTGCCCTTGCAGCCAGGCCGCTGGCCTGGCGAGCCACACTCAGGCGCGCAAGGCCGCCGCGAAGGCTTCCAGCCACGGTTCGGCGTCGCTTTCCGGGGTGACTGTCTCGCTGGCGTCGAGGCGTAGCATCTCCACCACTTCCCGCACGCCCAGCTCGGCATAGAGCTCGCGAATCAGCTCTCCGCCGCCGCAGAAGGTGTCGCCATAGCTGGCATCGCCAAGCGCGATGACGCCACCGGGCAGGCCGCTCCATGCGGGAAACTGATCGCGGATGGTCGAGTACAGCGGGATGAAGCTGTCCGGCAGCTCACCCATGCCGGTGGTCGAGGTCACGACCAGCAGCGCTTCGGGTGCGAACTCTAGAATCTGCGGCAGCTGCGCGCGGGGATCGTGCCAGGTTTCGAAACCGGCAGCTTTCAGCTGGTGTTCGGCGTGACGGGCGACATCTTCGGCGGTGCCGTAGACGCTCCCGGAGAGAATGGCGACTTTCATATGCGCTCCAGGGCAATCAAAGCCGCGCATTATGCCGCATCTGGCCGTGCCGGGTTCTGCGTGGCGGAGCAACCGTACCGTATATCCAGCAAAACCGCAGAGACGGAACCAAACTGCAACTAGACTGTCCTAGGGGCGATTGCCCCACCGCGCCCGACCGGCGCAGGCGCAACGTGGCCCACGCCACGACGCCAGAACCATGGAGGCAGCATCCTCCGAGGGTATCCGCATGGCGGAAGATACGATTCTCAGCAAAGACGAACTGACCTTCATCCGCAAGTTGATGCAGCGCAACGGCGGAACCACCGCGGAGCGCGCTACAGGTTTCCGGATCGATGGCGGCGCGCCATCCAACGAACTGCTGATGCAGCTGGCCGCAAGGGCCAACCTGTCATTACAGGCTGAGTTCGAAGACTTTCGCATGTCGTTCCCGATCCAGCTTCGTGAAGATGAGCTGCACAGCCTCGATCTGCAACTGGCGCCACCGGTGATCTACGAGCGCGGGGCGACCACACGCGCCTGGCGTCTGCACCTGGATGAGCCACTTGCGCTACTGAAGAACGACGGCGGCGAAAGCTCGCTCAGCGTCCATGAGCTGTCTCCGCACGGCCTCCTGGTAGATGCCGGCAAGGATCGCAAACCGCCCAAGCACTTCCACTTGCGTCTGGCGCTTCCGGATGACACTCCGCTGGAGATCGACGCCCATCGTGTTCGTGAACTCAAGGGCGGGATGGCAGCCTACGAAGTGGAGTTCCCCCAGGAAAAGGACGCCGAACGCATCCGCTCCTTCCTCTATCGTCAGCACCAACGTTTGCACCCCGATTTGCAGCCTGAGGTGCCCGCCGATCTGGTGTAAGCTGCCACGCCTGTTAGTGACCGCCTCGCAGCTAGGCGGCCCACCCATTTCCGGCAGTGGATATACATGCACCAGGCTCCGATTCTCATCACCGGTGCCAGCCAGCGGATCGGACTGCATTGCGCCGAACGGCTGCTGGAGGACGGCTTCACGGTTATCGTCACCTACCGCCGCGAACGCGACAGTATCGACCGACTGCGCACGCTCGGCGCTTCCACGCTGAAGGCGGATTTCAGCGATGAAGCAGGTATTACGGGCTTTATCGCCGCACTCCGAGAGCAGACCGCAAGCCTGAGAGCGATCGTCCACAACGCATCCGAATGGCGCCCCGATACTCCCGGCCAGGAAGCCGAGGCGTTTCGCCAGCTGTTCCAGGTGCATATGCTCGCGCCCTACCTGATCAATCTGCACTGCGCCGACCTGCTGCGCCACGGCGGGCCGGCGGACATCGTGCACATCGGCGACGACGTCACCCGCAAGGGCAGCAAGAAACATATCGCCTATGCGGCAAGCAAGGCGGGGCTGGACAACCTCACGCTGTCCTTTGCCGCCAGCCTGGCCCCGGCGATCAAGGTCAACGGCATTGCCCCGGCGCTGATCCAGTTCAATCCGGACGACGATGAGGAATACCGGCGCAAGGCACTGGCGAAATCTGCGCTGGGCATCGAACCCGGTGCCGAGGTGATCTACCAGAGCCTGCGCTACCTGCTCGACAATCCGTATGTCACCGGCACCACACTGACCGTGAACGGCGGCCGTCATCTGATCTGAAGACTGCAAGGAGATCCCATGCCCAGACTGGAACCTGCTATGGCACGCATCCGCGTCAAGGACCTGCGGCTGCGCACCTATATCGGCATCAAGGAAGAGGAAATCCTCAACCGCCAGGACGTGCTGATTAACCTGACCATGCTCTACCCTGCCGCCGAGGCGGTGCGCGAGAACGACATCGAACAGGCGCTGAACTACCGCACCATCACCAAGGCGATCATCCAGCACGTTGAAGACAAC includes:
- a CDS encoding class II aldolase/adducin family protein; its protein translation is MTALHALPSLESQVSPAEWQARVDLAACYRLVALHGWDDLIFTHISAKIPETDHFLINPYGLMFHEITASSLVKVDLAGSKVMDSPYEINPAGYTIHSAVHEVRHDVACVMHTHTAAGVAVSAQRQGVLPISQQSLFVLASLSTHGYEGVALNHDEKARLQADLGDTGYMLLHNHGLLTCGGSIADTFLMMFIFQRACEIQVMAQAGGSELIAIPEQILAGAKAMAAGVTRTRSGMGGALAWPGLLRKLDAQSPGYAA
- a CDS encoding flavodoxin; amino-acid sequence: MKVAILSGSVYGTAEDVARHAEHQLKAAGFETWHDPRAQLPQILEFAPEALLVVTSTTGMGELPDSFIPLYSTIRDQFPAWSGLPGGVIALGDASYGDTFCGGGELIRELYAELGVREVVEMLRLDASETVTPESDAEPWLEAFAAALRA
- a CDS encoding PilZ domain-containing protein, which gives rise to MAEDTILSKDELTFIRKLMQRNGGTTAERATGFRIDGGAPSNELLMQLAARANLSLQAEFEDFRMSFPIQLREDELHSLDLQLAPPVIYERGATTRAWRLHLDEPLALLKNDGGESSLSVHELSPHGLLVDAGKDRKPPKHFHLRLALPDDTPLEIDAHRVRELKGGMAAYEVEFPQEKDAERIRSFLYRQHQRLHPDLQPEVPADLV
- the folM gene encoding dihydromonapterin reductase; this translates as MHQAPILITGASQRIGLHCAERLLEDGFTVIVTYRRERDSIDRLRTLGASTLKADFSDEAGITGFIAALREQTASLRAIVHNASEWRPDTPGQEAEAFRQLFQVHMLAPYLINLHCADLLRHGGPADIVHIGDDVTRKGSKKHIAYAASKAGLDNLTLSFAASLAPAIKVNGIAPALIQFNPDDDEEYRRKALAKSALGIEPGAEVIYQSLRYLLDNPYVTGTTLTVNGGRHLI
- the folX gene encoding dihydroneopterin triphosphate 2'-epimerase, whose protein sequence is MPRLEPAMARIRVKDLRLRTYIGIKEEEILNRQDVLINLTMLYPAAEAVRENDIEQALNYRTITKAIIQHVEDNRFALLERLTQEILDLVMRYPQVRYAEVEVDKPHALRFAESVSITLAAHRD